Part of the Acidobacteriota bacterium genome is shown below.
GGCCACGCGCAGGGAGAGCGACGGGGCGGAGCCCGAGCACACGGCCGGGTTCGAGGCGACCCTACGCTGGTAGGCCGCGCGCCGGACGCGCGTTGCCATGGCTGCGGGCGACGGGGCGCGGGCCTGGGCGTATCTGCGGCGCAACCCGGACTACCGCGCGGCGTGGGCTGAACACGCCGCGCGGCCCGTGTTCGAGGACGGTGCGGCCTTCCCGGTCCGGGTCCTGGGCGCGGCCGACCGGGCGGCGCGGCGCTTCGCGCTGCTCGCGTGGCAGGACGTATGCATCCGGCGTGGGCCGTCTGTGCGAGACGGTGAGTTTCGGCGAGTTTGAGCGATTGGAAGTGGGCGCCCTTCTGGTGCCCACCGTGGTTCACGCGGAGACGATCGCCGATGTTGAATACGGAAGGGAATACGAGGGCCGGGGACGACGGTGGGACACGTCGTCGAGCGCGACGGTGGAGCGAAGCCGAGAAGCGTCGGATCGTTGCGGAGAGCTATGCGTCCGGCGCGACGGTGTCGGCGGTGGCGAGACGCCACGACATGAACGCCAATCTGTTGTCCGACTGGCGGCGCCAGTTTCGCGAGGCGGGTGGCGAGGCCCGCTCCAGCGCCTTCGTTCCGGTGGTCGTCGCGCCGTCCGCCGAGGTGATTTCGGACGATGGCGGCGCTGCGGCGTCGGACGGGCGGATGGAGATTGTGCTGGACGGTCGCTTGCGGGTGGTTGTCGACGCGACGGTCAATGCCCCGGCGCTGGCCCGGGTTCTGGCGGTTCTCGAACCCCGATGATCCCGGTTCCGGCCGGTGTCCGGGTCTGGCTGGCGACGGGCGTGACAGACATGCGGCGCGGCATGAACACCCTGTCCCTCCAGGTCCAGGAGGGTCTTGGGCGCGACCCCCATGCGGGGGACCTCTATGTGTTCCGCGGCCGTCGAGGCGACCTCGTCAAGATTTTGTGGTTCGACGGTCTCGGGATATCGCTCTACGCCAAGCGCCTGGAGCGCGGCCGGTTCCCGTGGCCATCGACTGGCGACGGTGCGTTGTCGATCAGCGCCGCCCAGCTCGGCTACCTGCTCGAGGGGATCGATTGGCGCAACCCGGTGCGGACCTGGCGGCCGTCGCGGGCGGGCTGACCCGCAACAAAATGACTCACCGGGGCGATTGTTGTGGCGACGAATCGGGCCATGTGATTCGTTGCGCACATGAACGGCAGCCCCGACATCGATCGCCTCAAGGAGGCCCTCGCGACGGCCGAGGCGCGGGCCGCGAACGCCGAGGCGAAGGTGTCCGATGCCGAGGCCGAGATCGCCTTCCTGAAGCTGACCGTCGAGAAGCTGCGGCGGGAGCTGTTCGGCCAGCGCTCGGAGCGCAAGGAGCGTCTTCTCGACCAGCTGGAGCTCACGCTCGACGAACTGGAGACCAGCGCGACCGAGGACGAGTTGGCTGCCGAACAGGCGGCTGCCGGAACGACGCAGGTCAAGGGGTTCACCCGCCGCAAGCCGACGCGCAAGCCCTTCCCCGATCACCTGCCGCGCGAGCGCGTGGTGGTGCCGGGGCCGACATCCTGCGCGTGCTGCGGCTCGGACAAGCTGTCGAAGATCGGTGAGGACGTGACCGAGACGCTGGAGGT
Proteins encoded:
- a CDS encoding transposase; protein product: MLNTEGNTRAGDDGGTRRRARRWSEAEKRRIVAESYASGATVSAVARRHDMNANLLSDWRRQFREAGGEARSSAFVPVVVAPSAEVISDDGGAAASDGRMEIVLDGRLRVVVDATVNAPALARVLAVLEPR
- the tnpB gene encoding IS66 family insertion sequence element accessory protein TnpB (TnpB, as the term is used for proteins encoded by IS66 family insertion elements, is considered an accessory protein, since TnpC, encoded by a neighboring gene, is a DDE family transposase.) → MIPVPAGVRVWLATGVTDMRRGMNTLSLQVQEGLGRDPHAGDLYVFRGRRGDLVKILWFDGLGISLYAKRLERGRFPWPSTGDGALSISAAQLGYLLEGIDWRNPVRTWRPSRAG